The nucleotide sequence GGAGCACCCGAAGGCCGAGCACGCCGTCGCCATGCGGTGTCGGGTGCGGGACGTCTCCACCAGCGGGTACGATGCATGGCGCCGTCGCCCGCCCTCCCGGCGGGCCCAACAAGACCGGGCGCTCATGGATCGCATCCGGGCCATCCATGTGGCCAGCCGGGGCACGTACGGAGCGCCCCGGGTGTGGGCGGAGCTGCGCATGGCTCACGGCCTCTCCTGCTCTCGCAAGCGGGTGGCCCGGCTGATGCGGCAGCTGGGCTTGCAGGGAGCCCATCGGCGCAAGACCCGGGGCCTCACCCGCCGGGACCCCCGCCGGCCGGTCTTCCCGGACCGGGTGCAACGCGTCTTCGCCGCCGACGCGCCCAACCGCCTTTGGGTGGCCGACCTGACCCAGCACCCGACCGACGAGGGGTGGCTGTACCTGGCGACCGTCCTCGACGCCTTCTCCCGCCGGGTGGTGGGCTGGGCCATGGGGGAGCGGCCCACGGCGGAGCTGGCCATCGACGCCTTGAACATGGCCGTCGGGAATCGACGGCCCCGGGGCGAGCGGGTCCATCACTCCGACCACGGCGCCCCGTACACCTCCCTGGTCTTCAGCCGCCGCCTGGAGGCGGCCGGGATCCTGGGCTCCATGGGCTCGGTAGGCGACGCCCTGGACAACGCGGTGGCGGAGAGCTTCTTTGCCACGCTGCAGACGGAGCTGCTGGACCGGAGGTCCTGGCCGGCCCGTCAGGCCCTGAAGACGGCCGTCTTCGAGTCCATCGAGGCCTTCTACAACCGTCGTCGACGCCACTCGGCCCTGGGATACCTGAGTCCGCAGGACTTCGAGAGGAGGTGGCACCTCCACCACGAAGTCCCCGCTACGGCTGCTTAGCCACAGGCTGTCCACAGGAGCGGATCAACTCCAATACGGGTCTGACCCTAAGAAGACCCGATAGCCGCGTGCCACGGTGTTCACTCCCGGTCACAAAACAGCATTTCCGACGGTTCGCCCAACAGGTGCCGCGTTGCCCTTGGTCACAAAACGAAGGCATGGCTCCCACCCGACACTGTCGGCCCCATGCTGAAGCTGTGAACCGCAGCGGCCGAGCGTTTGACCCTCGTGTTGCAGGAAGGCGGGCGAGGCGAACATATCCGAGGTAAACCGACCGGCCTCAGAGCCTCTGAAGGGGGATGTCCGCCACCGCACGCGGACGCCCGCGGGGTCGGACGCGGTATACTTAGACCGTCAGGTGAAGGAGCCGACCGCCACGGAAGAGCTGGTTTTCACCAAGCATGCGACAGACGTCATGGCGGAACGGAGGATTGACGAGAAGCTCGTCCGCGAGACGCTCACGTCTCCCGACCTCATTCAGCGCCAGCCGGACGGGACGACGCACTGTATCCGGATGTTTGCAGACCGCGGCGGTCGCTGGCTTCGGGTGGTCATCGCTGCGAGCGGAGCGCAACGAAAGGTCGTAACAGTGTTCTTCGATAGGAGGCTACGTGGCCGCCGTGCGCATCATGCTGGACCGTGAAGCGGATGCCCTGTACGTGCGCCTCAGCGAGGCGGAGATCGTTGAGTCCGAGGAGGTCGCACCTGGCGTAATCGTTGACTATGACGCGACCGGTGCGGTCGTCGCCCTCGAAGTGCTGAAGCTCGCTTCCCGCTTCGGAGAGGCCACGGTGTCTTCGTTACAATTCGATGCCGACTGACCGGCTTCCATCGTCGCCGGGCCAGCCATCACCCGCACGCTGGCCCCCTATCACCCTGCCCGGGGCCGTGACCAGGTGGAGTTCCTCCGCACTGGGCGGAGGTGTTCCGGGAAGTCGACCTCCAGGTTCTGCAGTGCATCCCTGGCACGACCGAAACGCGTGTTGGCCCGGGACGCGCCATGTAGAATCAGGGGCGAGCCGGCTGCTGGAGTTCCGGTTCGACCTCGGCCAAAACCCCGACTCTTCTTAGTCCATCGGCACCGCATTCGCCTAGTCCGGCGCCGTCCCGCCATCACCCCGGCCCTGGCCGCCCCGGCTTCCGGACGAGGCCGTTCAGGCCATTCTCCCCCATCACGAAGCTTGGAACGGCTTCGGCTATCCGGACGCCCTGGCCGACGAGGCCGTCCCGCTTCTGGGGCCGTGGAGGCCGGGATCTTCTCGTTCATGGGTACGAAGCCCTCCCCAGGTGCTTTCCGCGCGGCTTCTTAGGCCGGAAACCTCCACCCGCCGACTCGGTGCGAGGCGCAGGACGGGAGAGGGTCGGTCGTCCTCACCGGCCGAGCTCGGGGCCAGCGCAGTGCCGACCCTGCAGCACCATCACCACGAAGTCCCGGACCAGGCGCACCTGCTGGGGTGTCGCGGCCGCCAGAAGCTCGTGGATCTCGGCGCGCAGGTCCTCGGCCTGTCCGGAACGCTGCCCGGGCTGCAGGGTGGCGCGCAGCACGTCGGCCGCCGAGACGCCCAGCGCGCCCGCCAGCCGGGTCAGCACGTCCAGAGAGGGCATGGCCCGGCCGCCTTCGATGCGGGAGATGAAGGTCGGGTGAATCCCCGCCTTCTCGGCGAGCTGCTCCTGCGTCAGGTTTTGCTGCCGGCGAAGGGCTCGAAGATAGCGTCCGAGTTCCTGCTGTCGGCTCTCCATGGTGGCGGCCCTCAAAGGCATCATTCCTTGCGGCAAGGTCGGAAGGAATAGCTGACAGTCTATCGAACCTGACTAACGATCAAGCTCGGTCGGACGGACCGGGCACCCGTGGGGTTGGGGGCACGTGCCGTACCGGATGCTGCGGCCGGTGCGGGTCCTCTGGTGGCTGGCGCCGGGGGGTTGGCGCCTGTACCGGGACCGCGCCGGCCGGTGGTATCTTGTGCATCGGGCGACGGGAAGGGTGCGCGCCCTTGGCGGGCGCCGGCCTGCGGCGTAGCCGGGGGCAGGGCGAGGACCTGACGCCGCTGCAAGGCTACATCCTCGCCCATGTACAGGCGCGCTGCGCCAGCGGCGCTAGGGTCGTCCCCTCCCGGGACCTGGCCGCGGTCTTCCGCATCTCGCATGCGTATGCACGGGAGCAGGCACGTGCCCTGGTCCTCCTGGGCTTGCTGGAGGTCCGCCCGGGACGGGCAGGCGGATACCGCCCGCGCTCCTCGAAGCCCAGCCCAGCGGAGCGAAGCCGGCCGCGGTAGGACGGGGGCCGGCCATGCCGGCCAGCCTGCCGACCCTGTAGTTAACCCCCGGCCCTGGGCGAACCCCTGGGTCGGGGGTGATGTAGCCGTGTCCCTGTGCGTGGGGATGGCCCGAGCCATCTGGGAGCGGGCGCTCGGCATTCTCCCGTGGGACCAGAGCGGCGCTCGCAGACTGCGCGCGTACTGGGACCAGCCGGAGCACGCCGCTATCTACGCCCACCTGATGGGTGTCCTGCGGGAAAGTCCCCTGATGATGCAAGCCCTCCGCCAGCCCTGGGAGGTCCAGGAGGTGCGGGAGGTCGTCGTCCGGTTTTTCGAGCCGGACGGCAGTTGCGAGGTGGAGGGGATCCGCTATGGCCGACCTGCCGGCGCCTCCGCCGGGTGAAGCTGAGGTCCTGGACGGGTGGCTGGCGTCGCACCAGGGAAAGGGGGTGGAGCGCTACACGCACGGAATCCAGGTAGCGTTCCCTCCGCACGAGGCCCGCGCCACGATGGAGAAGCCCCGGGATCTGCTCACCCGCCATGCGTCGACAGGTGGTGCGCGATGACGATGGCCCCCGTCCAGGGCACCCTGGACGAGTTCGACGTCGGAGCGTCGGAGTGGCCCGGCTGGCTTGCGTGGCCGGCCCGGTACGCCGAGCATGCCGACGCCCTGGTGACGGGGGTCGGGTTTCTGCAAAGGCCCCTGCACAATCGGTCTCACGGATATGAACGAGGCCGTCAACCCCCACGTGTGCTCCACCGGGGTAGAACCGGACCGGGGATGTCGTCGACGGTTGGCACTCTGATATCCGCGGGTTGGCTACCGCATGTTACGCCATCCGTCGGGGAGCTGCCTCGAACTGGGGACGCACGTGCGGCCTCAAGGCCGTGTGCATAGGAGACTCGAGGATTCCCCCCCGGTCCCCGGTCAGTTCCGGCTCACCCGGTCGGCCGGATCCTTGTTGAGGCCTCAAGACGCCTGCTGTCGCCCCTGGTCGTCCGGTCCGGCCGCTACCCGAGCCTGCTGCCCTCGACATGGCATGCAACGGCCCAGGCAAGCCCCAACGCCCACGTACGCTTGGTGCTGGGAGAGGCAGCCTGGGCCTGTCGGCATCGGCCCGCGGTGAAGGCCTCCTTGCGGGCTCGCCGGAAGCGGGCTGATCCCGAAGTGCTACGCATCCCCCTCAAGGCGCAGGAGCAGCTGCATCGCAAGTACTGGCGCTTGCTCGGCCGGGGTAAGCCGTCCACTGTGGCGGCGAGCGCGGTCGCTCGCGAGCTCTGCCCTTCTATCTTTCACTCGACGGGGAATTCCACCCGCGTCACGTTCTGCGACGGGTCCGGTGTCGAAGCCGGATCCGTGAGGTACCACTCCCGGGGCGGCCCCGTCACCCGCAGCCCGCTCGCCTTGATGTGGTCGAGCAGCGCCCGGTACGCGTCGCCGAGTTCACCGTACGGCCCCACGTGCTTCACCCAGGCCACTCGCCCGCCCGGAAGGGTCAGGGCTTCGACCGGCCCTACCGGCGACTCGCCTCTCGGAAGGGGCTGGCCGACCGGCCACCCGGCAGCGAAGTCGGTTCGCTCGGGGTCGAACTCTTCATCGAAGTAGACGGCTACCGGCGGGCCGTCCGGCCGGCGCCCCTCTCGAGCCAGGTATTCCATGACCGCCGCAACACGGGGGCCGGCCTCTCCTACCGCCCCCACCTTGCGCACCACCATGGCCGTCACCGGCCGTACCTCTTCCACCCGGACCTCGTACTGCTTCATCGGACCTTCCGCCTCCTCCCGGCATGGGGCGAGGGCACTCAACCACGCCGCCGCTCGGCTCGCGGCGCCGGCGTAGGATGCAGCGCGGGAGGCGAGGAGGGCGTGCTGGCGCTCGAGCGCACCGCGCAGGTCGGCCCGACCCTCGAGCACCTCGCGAATCTCCTCCAGCGTGAACTCGAGCGCCTTCAGGCGCTTAATGAGGCGCACCGCGGGTAGCTGCGAGGCGTCGTAGTAGCGGTACCCGCTCGAGCTCACCTCCTTCGGCTTCAACAGGCCGACCTCGTCGTAGAAGCGCAGCGTCTTGACCGACAGCCCCACGATGCGGGCGAACTCCCCGATGGTATAGGCCGCCGGCATGCCCACCGCCTCCGTTCCCTGCCCTGGCCGCCGCCTAGCGGCAGCGTAAGGCCTCCCGTAACGGGAGAGTCAATAGGTCGGGCGCAGTGTGGCATGAACCGTGCCGGCTGGGGAGCGACCCAGAGGCGGTCTTCCCCCGTCTGCTAGTCCAGCGGGAAGCCCGTAAATGCCCGGCAGCGCGCCGGCATAGTTCACGGCCGCCCCGTAGCCGCGCCGTAGGAAACCCCCATCCGGCCCCAACAGGGGCACCCCCGAACGGTTACCGGCAACGAAGGCCGCGGCGCGGTTCGTTCCCAGTAGGACCCCGAGCACAACGAGCGAAGTGGCCACCACACGGGCCCAGCCGTCCGTCACCGGATCGTAGCCGGGCGCTGCCTCGCCAGGCGCGCATGTCGCGGAACTCGCGCAAGTAGAGCCACAGGACATTGATCCAGTCTGCCCACCCGAGACTGCACCCGAGATGCTGGTGAGGGTGATCGGTGAAGTCCCCGTGCCGGAGGATGATCCGGCACCGGTTGCCCAGGTCCTCCACCAGCCAGTCTACCTCGGTGAGGCGGCCGCCCTCGAACCACGAGTAACCCAGGGACCGTCCAGGCTGCAGGCGCACGATGCGCCCGGGTCCGTCAGTTCCTTCCGCGCCCCACCCTAGGCTGTAGCGCCCTCCCACACGCAGCTCGACGGTCGCGTTCTCCGCGATCCAGTTGCGTAGATACGCCGGGTCGGTGAGTGCCGCAAAGGCGGTCGCGGCGCTCACGCGGCATTCACTGGACTGCTCGATGATCCGCCGGTCGGCGTTGCAGAAATCCAGGCGAAAGCCTACCTCGCCCATCTCGAGCCACTGCCGGAGAAGCGTCGTGTAGTAGGCCCACAGCGTCTCAGTGATGAGCGTCCATCCGGGGCTGGCCTGTCGGCCGGCGTCGTGGGCCACCTCCACGCGAGTGAGACCCTAGTGGGGACGAACCGTGAAGGTGACGCGCTCGGGATCGCCGGGATTCCACGCGACGACGAGCCGCCGCCGGCGCTCCAGCTGCAGGATAGGACCCGTTCGCACCCCCTGGGGCAGGTAGCATCCGCTACACTTTTAGATGCAGCTCGATATGTCCACCTCTGCCCGCTGGCACAACCAGCGCTCCAACTGGTCGGCCTCGAGCAGCGCCTGCCACACCCGCTCCACCGGGGCATTGACGACAACGTAGCGCCGAACCTGCGTGGTCAAGGCTTACCCGCTCCTTCGAGGTTTTCGCAGCGACGCGGACTTCCCCCTACAGATTTCGACTCACTTCGGTGAAATGGCCGACGTGACGCGGCGCGTCCGGGCTACGCTGGATTCGCGACAGGATCAGGAGTTGGGCGACCAAGCCGAGCAAGGACGTCGTCATCAGGTACCGCAGCACGCCCACGCGATCCCCGAGGATGCAAGACCATGTCGTCGCCGAGGCGAAACAGCGTCTGGCTCACCAGCAGCCAAAGGAACTGCCGGTTTCGCATGACGCTTCTGAGGGGCTCCGGTATCCTGCGACCCACGCCAGTGCGCCTCCTGTCCCAGGAGGTGGCGATGCCGCCATCCCCTCGCCGGGAAGGCAGCATCGCCCTCCAAGCTTCTAGTTCAGGCGCCCGTATGGGTCGAAGGGATCGGGGTCCGCTACGCCGTCGCAATCGAGGTCGAGCTTCCCGCCACGCTCAAGGATGTGGTGAGGAGCAGCCGCTTCGCCTCCCCCATGCGGATGGCGGCCATGAAGTCCCGGGGCGTGATGCCGGTTTGGGCCCGGAAGACGCGAAGGAAGTGAAACGGGCTCATGCGCGCCATGTCGGCTAGGTCGCCAAGGGAGAGGGCACGGCTCATCTGCCGGCGCATCTCGCCGACCACGGAGGCGATGACCTCGATATGCTCGGTTCGCTGCAGCCCCAGATGGCATCGGTCGCCCGTCATGATTCCCACCTTCCCCAGACGGGCCGTGTGCCAGCACGACGGCCTGTCCCTACGGCCACGCCCGTGGGAAAACCACTCTGAGAGACCGTCCCAAAACCTTCCGGCCCCGCTCGCCCCTCGGCGGTTGGGCCGCCCACGGTCCGGGGCGCCTGTCCTGGTACCCGCCATCCGGGAAGTCGGCTGAGAGAGAGCGGACCTGTCTATGACCGTTAGCGCAGCTCGACCGGCCTATCCCTTCACCAGCCCGATGCGGAATCCCTCCGGGTCGGTGAACATGGCATACGTGACCATTCCGGGGATCTCGGTGGGAGGAACCACCACTTTGCCCCCGAGCCTCTCGGCCTTCTCCAGGTACGCCTGGAGGTCTTCTACCTGAACATAGAACGTTATGTAGCCTTCTCCGTCCGCGGGTCCAATCCCTCCGTTGATTCCGGGGCTGCCCGTCTCCACCATCCCGTAGTTGATGGGGTTGTTGGCGTCAATCTTCCACCCGAAGAGTTCGGCGTAAAACTTGTGGAGCGAGGACGGGTTTCTGGCGTTGATCTCCCAGTGCACCACCGGCTTGCCCATCGGCTCTCCTCCTCTGCAATGGCGTACGAGCGGGCGAGCACCGGCTCGCTCCCCCGTGTTCCTACGCATCCTTGAGAACCGGCCAGGAGTTGCGCAACACGAGCAGCATCGGGATGCCGACGACGGCGAGCGTTATCCCCGCAACCCCGATGGTGGCCGGGACGTCGACGCAGCTGGCCAGGAACATCATCTCTCCCCTTGAGCGAAGAACTGCTTCCGTTTCTCGGACTCGAGGCGGGGAAAGCGCACGGCGCTTACCATTCTTTCCCATCCGCCCTCGTGGGCTGTCGCTCACCAGCAATAGTAGATCGGATTCTCGTGTGTCCGCATCCTCCAGATTGCCTTTTGGCGGGACCTCGACGGTCCGGGCCACAGTACCGGCGCCAACGTGGCGCGAGCCCCCCGCTGGAGCAGCGGCACGAAACTGGCGGGGAACTTCATCTCTGGACGGGCTCCTGTGCGGGCTGAGCTTGCAGGTACTTCTCGTGCAACACGAACAGCTTCGGACTGGCGACGCCGTTTCGGCTCAGAATCGGCTGTATCGCGTCGGCGCCACTCGGTCCTGGGTTCCCTGAGTCCGGACGAGCTCGAGAGGAGGCGGTACCTCCACCACGAAGCCCCCGTTACGGCTGCTTAGCCACAGGTTGTCCACGAAACTGGATCAACTCCAATCCCTACCCCGCCCTGCCGTTGCCCCGTCGGGGATGTCCCCTCCCGTGTCGGTGGGCCTCCCGCCCGGCTGCCATCTGCATCCTGCCCGCTGGCGGTCGCCTTGCATTTCTGCGGCCCGGTGGGCCATCGCCGGGTCCACAGGGCAACCGTGGCACCGGAATCCACCCCGCGAGGAGCCAACGAGATGCTTTCTCAAGCGCAGGAACTTGGCCGTCCCTGACCGGGACTGCAGCCACCTTGGCTCCGTCTCGGGCCGGTACCTTGATCCAGGCCGTTGGCACTGGTCCGCCCGGCTTGTCCACCTTCGCGGGCACGGTCCGCAGTGCTCCGCCACTGGAGGATCTTGCCGGAGATCGTCGAACCTCGCGGTCGGTCGTGATACCGATCTCAGCGCAGGTAAAGGATGTGGGCTATCGGGACGCCGGACGAAGCCTCCCCTGTTAAGGAGGGACTCCAAAGCCCTGTGGGTGTTCACGTGAGCTGGCAAGCGGTATGATGGGCAGACACGAAATGTGCGGGTGATTCCCTTGGCAAGAGAGTGGCCCGACATCCCTACCCCTTCCTATAGCCCGCCCCCTCGCCAAGTCATCGTTACGATGGCTGAACTGGTACGTGACCCGGGGTCAAATGGCCTGTGGACCGCCTCATCACTGGAGCCGGCGATTTCCTGGGTCTCGGCGGGGGTGGGCACCGGTGGAACAACGTCACTCCATCGGCGATGTGGGGACCATGCACCGACACCCCATTCCCTTCATCCTTGAGCGCACCGTTCGGGGACAGACCTGCGCCTCGACCTGGGCGGTCATAAGCGCTGGGAAGTAATCACCCAGGGGGGTCGAGTATGAGTGTCTTGCACCTCCGTCATGTTCGCCTGACCCTTGAGCGACTGTTTAAGGGAGTACTGGACATGTCTGACTGCCAGCACCATAGTGGCCAGCTTTACGAGTTCACCTTCCTAAGCCGCGCTTTGGCAGCATACTCCGTAATGTACCATGCGCAGTGTGATGTCTCGACTGCGGCGAACAGTGTAATTGACGGCTATGACGACAACGGATTGGATGCTGTACATTACGACGAACTAACTCGCACATTATGGATAGTGCAAGCCAAATGGATCGACAAAGGCAAAGGAGCTCCGTCGCTGGCTGACGTTAAGAAGTTTACCAGCGGAGTGCGGGACCTGATAAACGGCAACTTTGATCGCTTTAACGAACAGCTTCAGAAGAGACAGGACGAACTCATGCGCGCGCTGGACGATGTGCAGGTCAATTTAGGCCTCATCATCGCCTATACAGGAGGCCCGATGCACCGCCATGGCCAGCGAGACCTTGAGGACCTACTGGGGGAGTTGAATGATGCTTCTCCGGTGGCCAAGCTTGTAGTATTCACCCTCTCTGACATACATCGCGCGGTCGCAGGCCTAGCAGAGTCAGATTCGGTAAACTTCGAAATAGCATTGTCAGAGTGGGGCCAAGTAAGGGAGCCATACAGGGCGTTTTATGGCCAAGCTAATGCCGCGGAGATCGCCAAATTGTGGGCTTTCGGGCCGAGACTACTAAGCAAGAACATCAGGAAATTTCTGGGCGATAGCAGCGTGAACGAGTCAATACAGGAAACCCTGCGTACTCGCCCAGACGATTTCTGGTATTTCAACAATGGCATAACTATTCTCTGCTCCTCGGTTGAAAAGAAGCTAATGGGAGGGGCCAGCCGCGACGTCGGCATCTTTGTCTGCAACGGTGCTAACGTAGTTAATGGGGCGCAGACGGTTGGCAGTATTGCCCGTGTCTACCAAACTAACCCGGAGTCAGTCGAGCGAGCCAGAGTACTTGTTCGCCTAATATCTCTGGAGAACTGCCCAGAAGGCTACGCGACTGAACTGACTAGAGCTACCAACACCCAGAACCGGATCGAAAAGCGGGACTTTGTATCGCTGGATCCGCAGCAAGAGAGGTTGCGGATGGAGCTCTACATTGAGGGTAAAACTTACAGCTACAAGACCGGAGACGCACTGCCTGACGAAGAAACAGGTTGCACACTCGATGAGGCTACTGTCGCTCTAGCCTGCAGTTCCGGAGACCTATCCTTGGCGATACTCGCGAAGAAGGAAATCGGTAAGCTATGGGAGGATACTACGCAGCCCCCTTATGCCACCCTTTTCAACGAGAACCTTACTGGAGCAAAGCTGTGGCGGCTCGTCCAGATTCTTCGGGCAGTCGAAAGCGAGTTGAAAAGCCTTCAGGCGGATGCAAGAGGGAAATACCGAAATGTTGCGGTTCACGGCAACCGCTTCATTCTTTACCAAGTATTTAAGCGCCTACCAGTCGCCCAACTTGAAGATCCCGCTGCTCCCATTGGAGATCTACTGGAGCAGGCAAGGCAGTTGACTAGGGTAGCACTTGACGCAACGTATGCGAGCGTTGAGGCTCTCTTCCCTGATGCTATGATAGGACGGCTTTTTTACAACCTCACTAAGTGCCGGCGAATAGACGAGGACCTCAACGATCGCTTGCCACCAAGCTCCCGTTGGGTGAGCAAGGCTCGCGCGGCAATAGACGCCGAGGGCGCACAAACGGGCGCCAAGGTGAGGAGTTCATGAGTTCTCTGTCATTGACTTGTGCTATCTACTAGAGCGTCCCGTAAATAACATTTCAATGGGTAACAGAGAGGGACTCCAACCCGTGCTTCCAGCGAAAGACGACCGGCTCCTGGTTGAGGTCGTCGATGTACTGCGCAATTCGGCGGGCCATTTCGTCTTTGGAGTTGGCCCGGATGCCGCGCAAGAGGCTCTTGGCCATCTTGGCGAAGAAGGCTTCGATGAGGTTCAGCCAGGAGCCGTGCTTGGGCGTGAAGATGAACTCGAACCGATTCGGGACCGTGGCCAGGTAGCTGCGCGTCTCTTTGGAGAGGTGGGCGGAGTGATTGTCGAGGATGATGCGGATCGGGATCCCGCCGGGGTAGCTGGCATCGAGCCCCTTCAGAAACTGAACGGACTCCCGGCTTCGGTGACGGTTGACCACCTGGCTGTGGACGTGCCCCGTCAGCAGGTCGATGGCAGCCATCAAGGTGAGGGTGCCGTGGCGAACGTACTCGTAGTCCCGGCTCCAGCCCCTTTGCTGACCGGGCTGCGGGGGCCGGTCGGGGGCGGTGGTCCCCAGCACCTGGATGCCGGGTTTTTCGTCGTACGAGAGCACCGCATGCAGCGGGCCCGAAGGGTCCTGCCGCTGGCGAAGCAGCTCCACCTGCTTGTAGACGAGGAGCAGTTGCGCCATCTTCGCGTCGAAGTCCGGATCACGTCGCTCCAAGTAATAGCGGATCTTGGGGGGGCGGATCGCGTGCTCGGCGAGAACCTGAGACAGGGTCCCGGTCCCTATGCGGACCAGGCTGGGATGGCCGGCGGCTTCGCAGTGCCGGCGGATGTGTCGGACCAGCAGCCGCGTGGTCCACAGCTCGTGGGGATAGCCCAGGTCCTTGGGCTTTTGGCACGCCGGCGAGACGACCCACGCCCGTGCCTCGGCCGGGATACGGGGGCGCCTCCCTCGTCCGGGAAGGTCACCCAGGGCGGCTTCGGGCCCCCATTGCAGCGCCTTGTCAATACAGCGCTCCACCTTGGGGCGATTAGTCCCAAGGCGAGCCGCAATGGAAGAAATGGTCTCCCCTGCGGCGTAAGCGAGCAGCATGCGGGCCCGCTCGACCCGGCGCACGGCGGTAGTACGGGAGCGGCTGATGCGCTCAAGCTGGGCGGCCATCTCCTCGGACAAGACCAATGCCGGTCGCTTCCTTTCGAACGGCACCACCCTCAACCCCCTCCTGGCGGCTGAGGGCAGTGTATCAGAGTTACGAAGGTACTGCCATGTTATTTGCGGGTCACTCTACTAGGTGACAATGGATACCACGCTGTATACAGAGTGCCTCGCGCCCGGATCGTCACACCGCCAATGCACCCCTTGACCTTATGACGTCGAAGCACCTTCGACCCTTGACATCGCTTTCGCACAGGGTATAATGAGAGCGAGCCATGTATACGAAAACTGGGTGGCGTGCCATGAAGACGACACAGACCGCTAGGGCGTATGCGGAGCTCCGTAAGGCCATTCTGGAAGGGACACTCCAGTCGGGCTACCCGCTGCTCGAGACTGAGCTCGCTGCGCGCCTCGGCATGAGCCGCACCCCTGTGCGCGCAGCCATCCTCCGCCTTCAGGTGGAGGGCCTCTTGGAGGTGCTGCCCCGCAAGGGCGTTCTCGTCAGGCCCGTAAGCCCGGCAGACGTCGAGCAGATCTACGAGATGCTTGAGGCGCTCGAGGGGATGGCCGTCAAGGCGGCTGCGAGCCGTGCCACCCCGGAGGAGATACAACAACTCGTCAAGACCGCAAGGGAGATGTACGACGCCGCCAACAGCGGTAAGCTCGAAGCCATTGTGCAGGCCGATATCGAGTTTCACCGGCTGCTGCGCCAGATGGCGCACAACCACTTCATCACGCAAGAGCTGGAGCGGTTTGACTCTTACGTGGAGCGCGTCCGGTGGCTGCGGGGCCGCGGTAATGCCGCCGCTTACGAGCGCTCCGCAGCGGAGCACCGAGCCACGGCAGAGGCGATCCAGGCGGGAGAGGGTGAGAGGGCTCGGCTGCTACACCAAGCGCACTGGCAGCGGGTCCGCCAGGAAGCTATGGAGCTGCTTGGGCAGGCGGAAAAGGGAGGTCTCAATTGGCTGCCGTCTCGCAACGGTCAGGCCGCACAGGCGAGGGCCCAGGTGGGGGCGTGAGTGGCCTCCTCTCGCGGGGCACTTGTGTACACAGCTGAGTACACAGGTATGTATTCTGAATCGATCTTAATTAACCCTCACGGAGTGAGATGGCAGATGAACGGAGATAACTCTTCGCTGCTTTTCACTCGCACGGGTGGAACGCTTGTCGTGACCCTCACCCGC is from Limnochorda sp. L945t and encodes:
- a CDS encoding IS630 family transposase, yielding MAAQLERISRSRTTAVRRVERARMLLAYAAGETISSIAARLGTNRPKVERCIDKALQWGPEAALGDLPGRGRRPRIPAEARAWVVSPACQKPKDLGYPHELWTTRLLVRHIRRHCEAAGHPSLVRIGTGTLSQVLAEHAIRPPKIRYYLERRDPDFDAKMAQLLLVYKQVELLRQRQDPSGPLHAVLSYDEKPGIQVLGTTAPDRPPQPGQQRGWSRDYEYVRHGTLTLMAAIDLLTGHVHSQVVNRHRSRESVQFLKGLDASYPGGIPIRIILDNHSAHLSKETRSYLATVPNRFEFIFTPKHGSWLNLIEAFFAKMAKSLLRGIRANSKDEMARRIAQYIDDLNQEPVVFRWKHGLESLSVTH
- a CDS encoding GntR family transcriptional regulator, yielding MKTTQTARAYAELRKAILEGTLQSGYPLLETELAARLGMSRTPVRAAILRLQVEGLLEVLPRKGVLVRPVSPADVEQIYEMLEALEGMAVKAAASRATPEEIQQLVKTAREMYDAANSGKLEAIVQADIEFHRLLRQMAHNHFITQELERFDSYVERVRWLRGRGNAAAYERSAAEHRATAEAIQAGEGERARLLHQAHWQRVRQEAMELLGQAEKGGLNWLPSRNGQAAQARAQVGA